CTCTTTTAGCCACGGTTCCAGGTCTGTCAGCAGTTCCTCAATGCCGGCAACCAGGTGAGGGAATGCTTCTTCGGGTAATTGAAATTCCTGCGTGATTTCCTCTTCAAATTCTCCCAGGAATATACCGACCAGCTGCGGGCCATCCATTGTATCTATGACAGCGACAATCGAATTCGAATTGAGGAGAGTGAGCCGCAATAAATTCGCTAACTCGGGGTTCTCCCGCTCGCCATGCAGATATTCATAAACGGAATAGACTATGGTATTAAGTTCGGCCTTAAGACGCGGTTCCAGCCTGGTGATTGTTTCTGTCAGGGAGCCAAGGCCTTCTTCCGAAAGTTCCACTGGCAATGCCTGACTCATTGCTTGGCTGGCAAGCGGGGCTATTTCCAACTTGTCGCCTTCAGCGGTCACAAAATCGGGGTTGAGTGCGGTCCGGTTGAGCGAAAATGCCAGACCAAATGCGATCAGGGAGACGAAGAGAATTAAACTTAGTATGACCAGTCCCGCTATATTTAGTCCTCTCATTAAAATATAACTCCTTGGCTTTTTATTCCAACCCGCATTTAGCAATAATCCCGGTCACGGCCTGCGCCGCCAAGCATACCCACGCTCTGCACAGATGTCAATAGCGACAGGCATTATCCTAAATTGCCCGTCGATGATGCACAATACCTCAATTTGTTAGGTGTCGCAGGCCACAATGTTCAGCTCAGTCAATGGACTTGTAGCGTGTGGTAGGCTTGACAGCTAGGTTGCAGGGGCATAATATAGATTCACTGATAGATTTACGAAATCCGGGGGCGAGGTTATAGGTTTGGAGCGGCAGATTCGGTTTTGCATCGCTAGGGATGGGTCGCGTCTCGCTTATTCCACTATGGGTCAGGGACCTGCCTTGATTGCACCACCGGCGTGGATAAGCCATCAAGAGTTGGGTTGGCAAGACCCAGCATATCGCCGGTTTTGGGAAAGGTTAACACATCATCACACCTTGGTGTGCTATGACCGGCCCGGGACGGGTCTCTCCGACCGGAACCGGACAGAATTTTCACTGGATTGGAGTGTTCGGGACCTAGAAACAGTTATTGCCCATCTCAAACTGAAGCGTCTGGCACTACTTGGCTGCTCTGAGGGCGGTCCTGTTGCTGTAACCTATGCCGCCAGGTATCCGCGGCGTGTCAGCCACCTGATCCTCTATGGTACCTACGCCCGTGGCGAAGCAATCACCACGGAGGAGTTCAAGGCCTCTTTCATTTCCTTGGTCCGCGCTCACTGGGGAGTTGGTTCAAAGGTGCTAACTGACATTTTTATACCTGGTGCCGATGCCGCTGCCAGTGAAGTTTTTGCAAAGTACCAGCGCGAGTGTGCTACCCCGGAGATAGCTGCCAAAATACTAGACCTCACATATAAAGCTAATGTGGTGCAGCTGCTTCTCAATCTCCGGGTCCCGACACTGGTGCTTCATCGCCAGCGAGACCGGGCCATGCCCTTCCGGTTGGGTAGAGAACTGGCATCTTTGATACCAGACGCCCGCCTCGTCGCTCTGGAGGGACAATACCACTTTCCATGGCTGGGTGATTTTGAATCAGTGCTGCGCGCCATCGCTGAGTTCCTTGGTGACCCAGTCCCCATTGGTGAAGCGGTGAAATCCGGGCAGCCAGCGGCGCCGGACCGCGCCGTGGCTGTGGATGATCCCGTGGCACGCGAGGCGCGGTCTTTCATCGGAGCGCTGGATTTGGTCGTCCTACCGCGGTATCGCGTTGTCGGCGACTATACCAGACATGAAGAAACGGTGCGCAATATGTTGAAGGATATCAGGCACCAGATCGCGGCTGGATTTGACCGTCCCAGCCGAAAGCGAGAAAACTACCTTGTCTGGGCAGCACCAGGGAGTGGCAAGACCTATTTCGTCCAACAGGTGGCCGCTTCACTACCACAGAGCATCCGTTACAAAGAGTGCAACCTAGCCAAGTGTAATCGCGAGGAATTTCTCGCGGATCTTGCTCAACTAGATACCGAAAACAAGCCGTGCCTCTGCTTGATTGATGAAGTCGATGCCAAACCCGATGAAACCTGGCCTTACGAAGTGTTTTTACCGTACCTGGATGCTAACGCTGCCAGAGGTGCACAGTTTGTCTTTGTCTTGGCAGGCAGTTCCGACTCCAGCCTCGTCCAGATGAAAAAGCAGATTGCTTCGCGGCCCAAGGGCGCTGACCTTCTGACCCGTATTCCAGCCGGGAATGAGTTTGAGATTCCGCCAATGAATCTTGGAGACAGGGTGCTTGTCGTCCTCAACCAATTCAGAAATGCAGGGCGGGAGTTGGGCAGAGAAGTCAAAGAAGTGGAGAAGCTCAGTCTGTATTATGTGGCACTTAATTCACGCTTAGCCAATGCTCGTCAATTGCGCGAGTTGGCTGTACGTGCGGTCGAGCGCCTGCCAGCCGCCGCTGAAGATAGAATAAAGTACGACCACCTGTTCGGTGCCGGAGACCCGGAGAACAAAGCATTCTGGATGCAGTCACTCCCAGCTGCTACAGAACTCGCCAACAGGTTCATCACTCTGGAGGACTGATCGTGCCTCGCCGATGCCCAAACTGGTATGACTTAAAGAACTGCTTCGAATGATCTAACGAAATGCTCTATCTGAAATAAATGGAGGCAATCTTAAGTGACGTCCATTATATCAGAATGCTCAGACTCATCAATCTTTAAACGCCAGCCGATTTTCTCCTCCACTTTTCAGGATTTTATCCATGGAGTATAATATCACTAGAAGGGCAAGGAGGGCGCGATGATATTAAACAAGCTTTTAACACGAAAAGGATGGCGTGTGGTGGCACACTCTTTGCTGGCAGCGGCTGGGATTGGGCTTCTTTATTTATTGTCCAAAATGGTCATAGGGGATATCCAGCAAGA
Above is a genomic segment from Candidatus Neomarinimicrobiota bacterium containing:
- a CDS encoding alpha/beta fold hydrolase, producing MGQGPALIAPPAWISHQELGWQDPAYRRFWERLTHHHTLVCYDRPGTGLSDRNRTEFSLDWSVRDLETVIAHLKLKRLALLGCSEGGPVAVTYAARYPRRVSHLILYGTYARGEAITTEEFKASFISLVRAHWGVGSKVLTDIFIPGADAAASEVFAKYQRECATPEIAAKILDLTYKANVVQLLLNLRVPTLVLHRQRDRAMPFRLGRELASLIPDARLVALEGQYHFPWLGDFESVLRAIAEFLGDPVPIGEAVKSGQPAAPDRAVAVDDPVAREARSFIGALDLVVLPRYRVVGDYTRHEETVRNMLKDIRHQIAAGFDRPSRKRENYLVWAAPGSGKTYFVQQVAASLPQSIRYKECNLAKCNREEFLADLAQLDTENKPCLCLIDEVDAKPDETWPYEVFLPYLDANAARGAQFVFVLAGSSDSSLVQMKKQIASRPKGADLLTRIPAGNEFEIPPMNLGDRVLVVLNQFRNAGRELGREVKEVEKLSLYYVALNSRLANARQLRELAVRAVERLPAAAEDRIKYDHLFGAGDPENKAFWMQSLPAATELANRFITLED